The Bacillus carboniphilus genome contains a region encoding:
- a CDS encoding ABC transporter ATP-binding protein: MKPILNVSNLSKNFGKKQIIENISFQVNDNEIFGLIGSNGCGKTTTLKLLTGLIQADNGSITIFDHPIPKENLKVKQLIGVVPDSDQLIDDLTAFEFLDFVRSLRQLDSKSTYESIEEWMNIFHLWKHKDELIKSFSHGMKKKLQIISALLHHPKFLLFDEPTNGLDPDMILIVKDLLKEIKKKGTSILLTTHNLQFAETTCDRISIMKDGSLLTSGESVDVLFSRYESKSLEEVYIKVSGELYNEYTLSQTLEKWK; this comes from the coding sequence TTGAAACCAATACTAAACGTTTCCAACTTGTCAAAAAACTTTGGGAAAAAACAAATTATTGAAAATATCTCTTTTCAAGTTAATGATAATGAAATTTTTGGCCTAATTGGATCTAACGGCTGTGGTAAAACAACTACTTTAAAGCTACTTACAGGACTAATTCAAGCCGACAATGGATCGATCACTATTTTTGATCACCCTATTCCTAAAGAAAACCTAAAGGTTAAACAATTAATAGGCGTTGTACCTGATTCTGATCAACTTATTGATGACTTAACTGCTTTTGAGTTTTTAGATTTCGTACGATCCCTTAGACAACTAGATTCAAAATCAACTTACGAAAGCATAGAAGAGTGGATGAATATTTTTCATTTATGGAAACATAAAGATGAGCTTATTAAGTCCTTTTCTCATGGAATGAAGAAAAAGCTTCAAATTATTTCAGCTCTTCTTCATCATCCAAAATTTCTATTATTTGATGAGCCAACAAACGGCCTAGATCCTGATATGATACTTATTGTGAAAGATTTACTAAAAGAAATTAAGAAAAAAGGAACGAGCATATTACTTACGACTCACAACTTACAATTTGCTGAAACAACTTGTGACCGTATTTCAATTATGAAGGATGGCTCTCTATTAACTTCAGGAGAATCGGTTGATGTGCTATTTTCACGGTACGAATCGAAAAGCCTTGAGGAAGTATACATTAAAGTTAGTGGGGAACTGTACAACGAATACACCTTATCACAAACATTAGAAAAATGGAAATAA
- a CDS encoding LytTR family DNA-binding domain-containing protein, with translation MVKLVKLSDQVKLVIEFQSKLHFIEVMDIVMIEKVLRKTVVTTKDGRSFETYISLKEFEQKLPDNYFFRTHKSYIINMCQIMRIEPYSSTISSVIFKGLKKGAFITKERYKILLEMI, from the coding sequence ATGGTTAAACTTGTAAAATTAAGTGATCAGGTGAAGTTAGTTATTGAGTTTCAATCTAAACTTCACTTTATAGAAGTTATGGATATCGTCATGATTGAAAAAGTTCTTAGGAAAACAGTAGTCACGACTAAAGATGGACGGTCATTTGAGACTTATATATCCCTAAAAGAATTCGAACAAAAATTACCAGACAATTATTTTTTCCGAACTCATAAATCTTATATTATTAATATGTGTCAAATTATGAGGATAGAGCCATATTCTTCAACTATTTCTTCGGTAATATTTAAAGGACTTAAAAAGGGCGCTTTTATCACAAAGGAGCGTTATAAAATTTTACTTGAAATGATCTGA
- a CDS encoding GNAT family N-acetyltransferase, translating to MIIFNIKEANQTDIEFIFNSPDNTLAEEPLLPTNIDKMIKLNQFILQNGGYYLIAKGNNQIYGWILLGENMDYYIEKETIGYIFDLYVLPPKRKTGIGTKLLKAGINSLKEKGYNEIRLNVFVNNPAKYLYKKMGFSERQTLMSLKI from the coding sequence ATGATTATCTTCAATATAAAAGAAGCCAATCAGACAGATATTGAATTCATTTTCAATAGTCCTGATAACACCCTTGCAGAAGAACCATTATTGCCAACAAATATAGATAAAATGATCAAACTTAACCAATTCATCCTTCAAAACGGGGGTTATTATTTAATCGCAAAAGGAAACAACCAAATTTATGGTTGGATTTTGTTAGGAGAAAACATGGATTATTACATTGAGAAGGAGACAATTGGCTATATTTTCGACCTTTATGTCCTTCCTCCAAAGCGAAAAACAGGAATTGGAACGAAGCTTCTTAAAGCAGGAATCAATTCTTTAAAAGAGAAAGGCTATAACGAGATTCGTTTAAATGTTTTTGTTAACAACCCAGCAAAGTATCTATATAAAAAAATGGGGTTCTCAGAGAGACAAACATTAATGTCATTAAAGATATGA
- a CDS encoding LytR/AlgR family response regulator transcription factor, with product MSINILMIDDHEETIENLYSFLTLLSEVDKVYFSNHLPEISEALYKQHIDIIMVNIHATTVDGFLLCRNIIKTHPSVQLILTAQHKGDAIKGYEVDAVDYLVQPVNLNKLYLSIYKAISRIRTTDKQDRIGIKIKSSIKFVSINDIVFIERQGKKTFIFLTDNERIETNESLSALELRLQKYRFFRPHQSYLVSLNKIDEISPDPYMKSYNIKVSGSSDLVKVSKSKYQPLIKQLSI from the coding sequence ATGAGTATAAATATTTTAATGATAGATGATCATGAAGAGACTATAGAAAACCTCTATTCATTTTTAACCCTCTTATCGGAGGTGGATAAAGTGTATTTTAGCAATCATTTACCAGAAATTAGCGAAGCGCTCTATAAACAACATATCGACATCATTATGGTAAATATTCACGCTACAACAGTTGATGGTTTTCTTTTATGCAGAAATATTATAAAAACTCACCCCTCTGTCCAACTAATTCTTACAGCACAACATAAGGGAGATGCTATAAAGGGATATGAAGTTGATGCAGTGGACTATTTAGTTCAACCCGTTAACCTAAATAAGTTATATTTATCTATTTATAAAGCAATTAGTCGGATAAGAACAACTGATAAACAAGATAGAATTGGGATTAAAATAAAAAGCTCAATCAAATTTGTTTCCATAAACGATATTGTATTTATTGAAAGGCAAGGAAAAAAAACGTTCATTTTTTTAACAGATAATGAGCGAATTGAAACGAATGAATCTCTATCAGCTTTAGAATTAAGGCTTCAAAAATATCGATTCTTCAGACCTCATCAATCATACTTAGTTTCGTTAAATAAGATAGATGAGATCTCTCCTGATCCTTATATGAAATCTTACAATATTAAAGTGTCTGGTTCTTCTGACTTAGTGAAAGTAAGTAAATCAAAGTATCAACCTCTTATCAAACAACTGTCAATTTAA
- the brnQ gene encoding branched-chain amino acid transport system II carrier protein has protein sequence MNNSKISIKQTIMIGLMLFALFFGAGNLIFPPLIGQASGTSFWIAMAGFITTAVGLPFLGILAVARSGSDIESLSSRVHPTFGMIFSCILYLTIGPFFAIPRTATVSFEVGVSNFFQTEPSPFILFIFVAIYFFMAYKVSLNPSNLIDRIGSILTPIILLILAVMSFKGIMDPIGELGTPTPNFEKGAFFAGFNDGYLTMDALGSVTFGIVVISLMKQLGVANKIELEKLTIKVGIIAASGLALVYIALGYLGATSQSLGTFKNGGDLLSKIAFTILGHTGTILLGTVITLACFTTTVGLIVACSQYFHKILPRILYHQFVLLFSVVSALVSNVGLEAIIAYSIPVLTIIYPITIVLITLTLLDSMLNLSQSIYIGATIGAGIISLMIGLKLPFSSLLSFLPLYEQGLAWILPCIVGGLIGILFRKEKVTSHY, from the coding sequence ATGAATAACAGTAAAATTTCAATTAAACAGACTATTATGATAGGCCTAATGCTTTTCGCACTTTTTTTTGGGGCAGGAAACTTAATCTTTCCACCGTTAATCGGACAAGCTTCTGGAACATCTTTTTGGATCGCTATGGCAGGCTTTATAACAACAGCAGTCGGACTTCCCTTTTTAGGTATTTTGGCAGTGGCACGATCTGGTTCAGATATCGAAAGTTTATCGAGTCGTGTACATCCCACCTTTGGAATGATATTTTCTTGTATACTTTACCTTACCATTGGACCGTTCTTTGCTATTCCAAGAACAGCCACAGTCAGTTTTGAAGTAGGTGTAAGTAACTTTTTTCAAACAGAGCCATCACCATTCATTTTATTTATTTTCGTCGCTATATATTTTTTTATGGCTTATAAAGTATCATTGAATCCTTCGAATCTCATTGATCGAATTGGGAGTATTTTAACCCCTATTATTTTACTCATTTTAGCCGTAATGTCGTTTAAAGGAATAATGGATCCTATTGGAGAACTCGGTACTCCAACACCTAATTTTGAAAAAGGAGCTTTTTTCGCAGGGTTTAATGATGGATACTTAACAATGGATGCTTTAGGCTCTGTTACATTTGGAATCGTCGTCATTTCATTAATGAAGCAACTGGGTGTCGCTAATAAAATAGAATTAGAAAAACTCACAATAAAAGTAGGTATAATTGCTGCTTCAGGACTTGCCCTTGTGTACATTGCTTTAGGGTATTTAGGTGCTACTAGTCAATCATTAGGAACTTTTAAGAATGGTGGAGATCTTTTATCTAAAATCGCATTTACCATCTTAGGTCATACTGGAACCATATTATTAGGTACAGTAATTACGTTAGCTTGCTTTACAACTACCGTTGGACTCATTGTTGCATGTAGCCAATACTTCCATAAGATTCTCCCAAGAATACTATACCATCAATTTGTTTTACTATTTTCTGTTGTCAGTGCTCTTGTTTCTAATGTAGGCCTAGAAGCCATTATCGCTTATTCAATTCCTGTTTTAACTATTATTTATCCTATAACAATAGTGTTAATTACCCTTACTTTACTTGATTCTATGCTTAATCTTTCACAAAGCATATATATAGGAGCCACAATTGGAGCTGGAATCATTAGCCTTATGATAGGCTTAAAGCTACCGTTTAGCAGCTTGTTAAGTTTTCTACCTTTATACGAACAAGGCTTAGCTTGGATTCTCCCTTGTATTGTTGGTGGTCTTATAGGAATTCTATTTCGAAAAGAAAAAGTTACAAGTCATTATTAG